The Treponema medium genome has a window encoding:
- a CDS encoding TetR/AcrR family transcriptional regulator, protein MPRDKTANHIKIIAAAKAEFMAMGFDKSSMRSISKRCGMTAAGIYRHCVDKADLFDQIVAPAVDRINVWLDAHVARYVDAVHHEERIQWRDSEIDMMREIIYPNMEEYHLLLAKSRGSKYEHFLHDLTEGQQAQLLQYMPMLKAQGYAVRDITPKELHLLLSAYTTALFEPVIHNYSVEEALRCLTTVEAFFVPGWKQLLGF, encoded by the coding sequence ATGCCGAGAGACAAAACTGCCAATCATATAAAAATTATAGCCGCAGCAAAAGCCGAATTTATGGCGATGGGCTTTGATAAGTCTTCCATGCGGAGTATCAGCAAGCGCTGCGGTATGACGGCTGCGGGAATATATCGGCATTGTGTAGATAAAGCAGATCTCTTTGATCAAATCGTCGCTCCTGCAGTGGATCGTATAAATGTTTGGTTGGATGCGCACGTTGCGCGCTATGTGGATGCAGTCCATCACGAAGAACGTATACAGTGGCGGGATTCTGAAATCGATATGATGCGTGAGATAATCTATCCGAACATGGAAGAATATCACCTATTGCTGGCAAAATCGCGGGGGAGTAAGTACGAGCATTTCCTCCACGATCTTACAGAGGGGCAGCAAGCGCAGCTTTTACAATATATGCCGATGCTTAAAGCGCAAGGCTACGCGGTGAGGGATATTACTCCAAAGGAGCTGCATCTCCTGCTTTCAGCATATACGACCGCTCTTTTTGAACCGGTTATCCATAATTACAGCGTGGAAGAAGCGCTCCGCTGCTTAACAACGGTAGAGGCATTCTTTGTTCCGGGCTGGAAGCAGTTGTTAGGGTTCTGA